A single window of Apium graveolens cultivar Ventura unplaced genomic scaffold, ASM990537v1 ctg6261, whole genome shotgun sequence DNA harbors:
- the LOC141703142 gene encoding uncharacterized protein LOC141703142 → MDKSWISKDRDSLEFEIGVEEFLIFAEENCKDPKRIPYPCGRCVNFKKLSTKIIRGHIYDHGFSLGYVNWIWHEEKSTRSTWSSIGSTRPASDQPIEHFVASETVEVCEAAFNSGNYDKDSYDFQRFVVDAEQPLFEGSECTKLESMLKLHNWKARFGISDTAFTELLSSVGSILPKDNVLPPNAYEAKKTLSDLGLVYIKIHSCPNDCILYRGIHSDASQCPHCKLSRWKVRKNGQLRVNVPAKVMWYFPIIPRFKRLFKSPSTAELMTWHANQRINDDKMRHPADSPSWRNIDYRWPAFGSESRNIRLALSADGINPHTNGLVNRYTCWPVVLVTYNLPPWLCMKRKFMMLSVLVPGPHEPGNNIDVYLQPLIDDLKKLWEEGEPNVYDAYSKSYFTLKAILLWTINDFPAYGNLSGCVNKGYKSCPICGDDTVAKYLSHSRKMCFQGHRRYFPRQHPYRRQKAAFNGQQELGNACQPLSGEEVLARQERIDFCFEKEVKKSKKMECPWKKKYVFFELEYWKYHHVRHCLDVMHIEKNVCDNLLGTLLNMRKSKDSEAAHRDMIDMGVRHDLAPQVGEKKTYQPPSPFTLSKVEKKKVLNSFLSMKLPSGHGSNIKNCVSMSDLKIYGLKSHDCHILLQQLLPVAIRSVLPKNVRVTIIRLCFFFNALCSKVVDVSKLDKLQSDVIITLCDLEKIFPSSFFDVMLHLIVHLVLEVRLCGPVFYRWMYAFERFNKVLKSYVRNRYYPEGCMAESYLKEESVEFCTEFMSQTCTTAGIPVEQGKQSGPLFAAIIKVVEEKERDEAHLHVLQNNDEVYSYIVMHKEYLDEIYRGKKKCSLALGRAQSAICRLVSSEMKGNPDAVSETIRWLAGKPSFSVLTYQGFSVNGVRYFTKDRDDARVVQNSGVSVVAKAVQVSSAKDLNPIESDMTFYGIILEVWELDYHEFKAPLFLCKWAENDKGLKIDDLGFTLVDFNRQGHKKDKYVSVDQVNQVFYIKDLVDPTWPIVLTSTTRDYQELYNDDDLGDTNMEHTPFCSNIPASDVTNEDVAHSIRPNVEGIWVKK, encoded by the exons ATGGATAAGTCGTGGATATCGAAAGATAGGGATTCTTTAGAATTTGAAATTGGCGTCGAAGAATTCTTAATTTTCGCTGAAGAAAATTGTAAAGATCCTAAAAGAATTCCTTATCCATGTGGTCGATGTGTGAATTTTAAAAAACTCTCAACCAAAATCATAAGGGGACATATCTACGATCATGGTTTTAGTTTGGGGTATGTTAATTGGATTTGGCATGAAGAAAAATCTACTAGGAGTACTTGGTCTTCTATAGGTAGTACACGTCCTGCTTCAGACCAACCTATAGAGCACTTTGTTGCATCAGAAActgttgaagtttgtgaagcggCTTTTAATTCGGGTAATTACGATAAGGATTCATATGATTTTCAGAGGTTTGTTGTTGATGCGGAACAACCGTTGTTTGAGGGCAGCGAGTGCACAAAGTTAGAGTCAATGTTAAAATTGCACAACTGGAAAGCTAGGTTTGGTATTAGCGACACTGCCTTTACTGAGCTGCTCTCTTCAGTTGGCTCGATCCTTCCCAAAGATAATGTGTTGCCTCCTAACGCATATGAAGCGAAGAAAACTTTATCCGATTTAGGTCTAGTGTATATAAAAATTCATTCGTGTCCCAATGATTGTATACTGTATAGGGGCATACATTCTGATGCTTCTCAGTGTCCTCATTGCAAGCTGTCACGTTGGAAAGTACGGAAGAATGGCCAACTTAGGGTCAATGTTCCAGCCAAGGTCATGTGGTATTTTCCTATAATTCCAAGATTTAAACGGTTATTTAAATCTCCCTCTACTGCTGAACTCATGACTTGGCATGCAAATCAGCGAATAAATGATGACAAGATGCGACATCCGGCCGACTCTCCTTCTTGGAGGAATATCGATTACCGGTGGCCTGCCTTTGGTAGTGAATCTAGGAATATTAGGTTGGCTTTATCAGCGGATGGTATCAACCCGCATACTAATGGGTTAGTCAATCGATATACATGCTGGCCAGTAGTGTTGGTAACGTACAATCTTCCTCCGTGGTTATGCATGAAAAGGAAGTTCATGATGTTGTCAGTTTTAGTTCCTGGTCCACATGAGCCGGGAAATAACATTGACGTTTATTTACAACCGTTGATTGATGATCTGAAAAAACTTTGGGAAGAAGGTGAACCAAACGTTTATGACGCCTATAGTAAATCATATTTCACTCTAAAAGCAATTTTATTGTGGACTATAAATGATTTTCCAGCATATGGAAACTTGTCAGGCTGCGTGAATAAGGGTTATAAGAGTTGTCCAATTTGTGGTGACGATACTGTGGCTAAATATTTAAGTCACAGTAGGAAGATGTGCTTCCAAGGTCATCGCCGTTATTTTCCTAGGCAGCACCCTTATAGGAGGCAGAAGGCGGCCTTTAACGGACAACAAGAGTTGGGGAACGCATGTCAACCCCTTTCCGGAGAAGAAGTGTTAGCGCGTCAGGAACGAATTGATTTTTGTTTTGAAAAAGAGGTGAAGAAGTCGAAGAAGatggaatgtccatggaagaaAAAATATGTTTTCTTTGAGTTAGAATATTGGAAATATCATCATGTTCGCCACTGTCTCGATGTTATGCACATCGAGAAAAATGTGTGTGATAATCTGCTTGGGACGTTATTAAATATGCGAAAGTCAAAAGATAGTGAGGCGGCACATCGTGATATGATTGATATGGGTGTTAGACATGATTTAGCTCCTCAAGTAGGAGAAAAGAAGACCTATCAGCCTCCTTCCCCTTTTACTTTGTCGAAGGTTGAAAAAAAGAAAGTGTTGAACTCATTCTTGTCTATGAAACTTCCTTCTGGACATGGATCAAACATAAAAAATTGTGTATCCATGTCTGATTTGAAGATATACGGGCTTAAGTCCCATGACTGCCATatccttctccaacaactccTCCCTGTTGCCATTCGATCCGTTCTCCCAAAAAATGTTAGGGTCACAATCATACGACTGTGCTTCTTTTTTAATGCTTTATGCAGCAAAGTTGTCGATGTCTCGAAACTCGATAAATTGcagtcagatgtaataataaccttatgcgaTCTAGAAAAAATATTCCCTTCATCATTTTTTGATGTAATGTTACATCTTATTGTCCACTTGGTCCTAGAAGTGCGTTTATGTGGACCGGTATTTTATAGATGGATGTATGCCTTCGAACGATTCAATAAAGTGCTAAAGAGCTACGTACGAAACCGATATTATCCTGAAGGTTGTATGGCAGAAAGCTACCTTAAAGAAGAATCAGTAGAATTCTGCACAGAATTTATGAGCCAGACTTGTACAACTGCCGGCATTCCAGTTGAGCAAGGCAAGCAATCTGGTCCATTATTTGCCGCGATAATAAAGGTCGTGGAAGAAAAAGAGCGAGATGAGGCTCATCTGCATGTCCTTCAAAACAATGATGAAGTGTATTCCTATATCGT AATGCACAAGGAGTATTTGGATGAAATTTACCGAGGGAAAAAAAAGTGTTCATTGGCTCTTGGGAGAGCACAATCGGCTATTTGCCGATTG GTAAGTAGTGAAATGAAGGGAAATCCCGATGCTGTTTCAGAGACGATACGATGGCTCGCTGGAAAACCATcattttctgttttaacttatcAAGGTTTTTCAGTCAATGGAGTCCGATACTTTACGAAAGACCGAGATGATGCGCGAGTTGTTCAAAACAGTGGAGTTTCTGTGGTTGCTAAGGCAGTCCAGGTGTCCAGTGCGAAAGATTTAAACCCCATTGAGAGTGATATGACCTTTTATGGCATAATCTTGGAAGTATGGGAGTTGGATTACCATGAGTTCAAAGCTCCACTCTTCTTGTGTAAATGGGCAGAGAATGATAAAGGCTTAAAGATCGACGATCTTGGCTTCACACTTGTGGATTTCAATCGACAAGGCCATAAGAAGGATAAATATGTCTCTGTTGACCAAGTCAACCAGGTGTTTTACATTAAAGATCTGGTTGATCCTACTTGGCCGATCGTGTTAACTTCCACAACTAGAGACTATCAAGAGTTGTATAACGACGATGATTTGGGTGACACGAACATGGAACATACTCCCTTCTGCTCTAACATCCCTGCTTCTGATGTGACCAATGAAGACGTTGCGCATAGTATTAGGCCTAATGTTGAGGGAATTTGGGTTAAAAAATGA